TATAGCCTAACTGATGTTGTTGCACTTTAAGTAAGCGATTTATCAGCTCAGGTTGCTGTGCTTCTTTCGCCAAATCTTCGATAAGCCTTTTTGAATTGAGAGTCGCGAAATCTCGCTGGGCACTGATATCATTCACAGCCACTGCATTCCAGAACGGTTTACTTGGCACAGGCAGCTTATTCACCATTAAGCTTCCCAATCCAAGGTGAGGCATAAATGCCGCCATGGACAGAGCTATATCAAGATCGTTACCACCCACGCGTTGGCCACTATGACCTAAGAAGTCGACACTACGATCCCGGTTATCAATATGGCTCGGTCCCATCTTTACCATCGAGCAGTCAGTCGTACCGCCACCAACATCGACCACCAGCACGGTCATATCTTCCTCTAAAGAAGCTTCATAATCCATTCCTGCTGCCAGAGGTTCAAACAGAAAATCGACATCGATAAACCCAGCGCGCTTTGCAGCGAGTGATAAAATAGCTTCCGCTTGCTGGTTACTTTGTTCACCACCAATACCTTGAAAGTTTACCGGCCGGCCAATCACCGCATGAGTTATTTGGCAGCCCGTTACAGACATGTTTTTTTCTGCAGCGCCTTTAATGTGCATCATCATTAAGGTGACGATATCTTCAAAAAGGGCTATTTGGTTTTCCCTTAAGCCAGTCGCACCCAAAAATGATTTTGGAGAGCGGACATAAAAGCCTTCATCAGGCATTTCGAGGTATGCATCAACCGCCGCCTCACCGACAAATACCGCCTGTTCGTGGGGTAATAGATCGAGTTCACGACGTGCAAATGCAGCTCGGCTTAATTGTGCTGAACGCAGAAGAGTATAATGTGCTTTTTGCTCGGCAGGAAGTTGCTTTAATACCTCCTCAGCAATTAACTCCCTGTCCATCGCATACAGCGTTGAAGTCAGGTATTTGGCACCGCCACTCAGCGGGACTATGCGCACCTCTTCATCCTGCATAATACCTATTGCACAATTGGCACTACCATAGTCAAAACCTACAAACATGAGCCGATCCCGTTAACCATAAAAAAGCCGTGAAAAATAGCACAGTTAATAAGATGCAAAAAGCGTTATTTAAAAAATAATCTGAGTAACGCCAGTTTCGAGTCATCGATAACAATATCTTGAGAAGCGTAACAAAAAAGCCTTCACAGTACTCTCTCATTCTGGCTTGAAAAAATTTACAAAGTTGCAATAGAGACAAGCCAATCGCTTGAGCGAAAATAGACTAGACTTAAGTCTATATAGCGAAACGACTTCAAGATGTAGGATTCAGTAGAGAGCAGAAACCCCTTAGCTGAAGCTGAAAATAGACTAAACGAATGACAAAGGTTTTATTATGTATGGCTGGAGATTAGCCCTATTCGTAGCCTTAATCTCTTTACTATGTATGGGGCTGGAAAGTGCGGACGAAAAAAAACTTGTCACTGAAGTTCCTGTTGTTAGCATCAAAGGTCCAATAGGACCTGCGGTGAGCAAGCAGCTAACGGCTGAAATTAACACTGCTAATCAGCAAAACAACTCACCCATCATTATTATCACCCTTGATACGCCAGGCGGATTAGTCTCTAGCCTTCGTGATATCAATCAAACTATTTTGGCCTCCGATATTCCCGTTGCATGTTTGGTTTACCCTAAAGGAGCTAGAGCCGCTAGCGCCGGCACTTATATTTTATATGCATGCCATGTTGCAGCGATGGCGAAAGCGACAACCCTTGGCGCGGCGACACCGGTGCAAATGGGCCCCTCACCCGACAAAATCAATCCGACGAAAAAAGCTGAAGATGCGCAACCAGATAATCTCGCTCCCTCTGCAATGGAGAAGAAAGTCCTTAACGATGCTATCGCCTACATACGCTCACTTGCACAACTTCGAGGAAGAAACGAAGAGTGGGCTGAACTTGCGGTAACAGAGGCTGCAACATTAACGGCGAAAGAAGCTTTAGCACTTAATGTAATAGACTTAATCGCAGCATCCCCGCAGCAACTCATGACTCGCCTAGACGGCAAGGTTATAAAGTTAGGCGGCGAAAAAATCATCTTGGATCTAAAAGGCGTCGTATTAGTGAATAAGCAACCAAGTTGGCAAAATCAGTTTATAGCCACCATCACTAATCCCAACATTGCTTACATTTTAATGATCATTGGCATCTACGGCCTACTGCTGGAATTTTATAGTCCTGGTATTGGGATAGCTGGCATTACAGGAGCAATTTCGCTCATTATTGCCCTGTATGCATTCCAGATGTTGCCATTGAGCTATGCTGGGCTAGCACTGCTGATGTTAGGGATCGTGTTACTCATAACGGAATCAATGCTACCCAGCTTCGGTATATTTGGCTTAGGTGGAGTTGCTGCATTTGTGGTCGGGTCAATATTTCTCTTCGACACCCCACAACCTCAGTTTCAAGTATCGCCGGTACTCATCGCCAGTATTGCTTTCGTCAGCATATTATTTTTCGTGTTCGCACTAGGCTATATTTTGCGTATGAGAAACAACGCTGTTGTCAGCGGCCAAGAAGCTATTCTCGGCGCCAATGCGACTGTCATTGACGACTTTGAAGGTCAAGGTTTTGTCTTTTTAAATGGCGAACGTTGGAATGCAATTAGTCCGCAAAAACTCACCCAAGGTCAAATCGTTACTATTATCAAGATTGACGGTCTGTCATTGATAGTATCGAAAGAAGAATCTAAGGAGGCCTCTAATGGAACCCATAGTCAATAACGGCACTATATTCAGTGCGGTCATGCTATTTATCATTATCTCGTTACTTATCAGTGTTTTTAGGATCTTGAGAGAATACGAGAGAGGAGTCATTTTCCTATTAGGACGCTTTCAGCAGGTAAAAGGACCCGGTCTCGTCATTGTCATTCCATTCATTCAACAGATGGTAAGAGTCGATTTAAGAACCGTTGTCATGGATGTGCCAAGCCAAGATGTGATCAGTAGAGATAATGTCTCAGTCAGGGTCAACGCTGTATTGTATTTTCGAGTAATTGACTCCCAAAAAGCGATTATCAATGTGGAAGACTTCTTACAAGCAACATCCCAACTTGCACAGACGACATTACGTTCAGTATTGGGCCAACATGAACTCGATGAGATGCTAGCCAATCGTGAAATGTTAAATGCAGATATCCAAGTAATCCTTGATGGACGAACTGATGATTGGGGGATAA
The Shewanella sp. KX20019 DNA segment above includes these coding regions:
- a CDS encoding slipin family protein; amino-acid sequence: MEPIVNNGTIFSAVMLFIIISLLISVFRILREYERGVIFLLGRFQQVKGPGLVIVIPFIQQMVRVDLRTVVMDVPSQDVISRDNVSVRVNAVLYFRVIDSQKAIINVEDFLQATSQLAQTTLRSVLGQHELDEMLANREMLNADIQVILDGRTDDWGIKVSNVEIKHVDLNETMIRAIARQAEAERTRRAKVIHASGEMEASSKLVEAATTLATEPNAILLRYLQTLTEIASEKNSTILFPLPMELLNGVINSDAKSAALAKRKTEPSNNSE
- the yegD gene encoding molecular chaperone; protein product: MFVGFDYGSANCAIGIMQDEEVRIVPLSGGAKYLTSTLYAMDRELIAEEVLKQLPAEQKAHYTLLRSAQLSRAAFARRELDLLPHEQAVFVGEAAVDAYLEMPDEGFYVRSPKSFLGATGLRENQIALFEDIVTLMMMHIKGAAEKNMSVTGCQITHAVIGRPVNFQGIGGEQSNQQAEAILSLAAKRAGFIDVDFLFEPLAAGMDYEASLEEDMTVLVVDVGGGTTDCSMVKMGPSHIDNRDRSVDFLGHSGQRVGGNDLDIALSMAAFMPHLGLGSLMVNKLPVPSKPFWNAVAVNDISAQRDFATLNSKRLIEDLAKEAQQPELINRLLKVQQHQLGYKLVRSAEQSKIALSNEDSIDTQLEYVDAGLHAKVTEADFESAITIPLSKVESLMREALNSSGVKPDRIYVTGGTARSPAIYKRISGLFPDIPIVVGDHFGSVTAGLTRWAQRVFA
- a CDS encoding NfeD family protein, which codes for MYGWRLALFVALISLLCMGLESADEKKLVTEVPVVSIKGPIGPAVSKQLTAEINTANQQNNSPIIIITLDTPGGLVSSLRDINQTILASDIPVACLVYPKGARAASAGTYILYACHVAAMAKATTLGAATPVQMGPSPDKINPTKKAEDAQPDNLAPSAMEKKVLNDAIAYIRSLAQLRGRNEEWAELAVTEAATLTAKEALALNVIDLIAASPQQLMTRLDGKVIKLGGEKIILDLKGVVLVNKQPSWQNQFIATITNPNIAYILMIIGIYGLLLEFYSPGIGIAGITGAISLIIALYAFQMLPLSYAGLALLMLGIVLLITESMLPSFGIFGLGGVAAFVVGSIFLFDTPQPQFQVSPVLIASIAFVSILFFVFALGYILRMRNNAVVSGQEAILGANATVIDDFEGQGFVFLNGERWNAISPQKLTQGQIVTIIKIDGLSLIVSKEESKEASNGTHSQ